The genome window TTCTTCACACGTTTGGACACGTCTGACGTTTGTATCCACCGGGCTGGAAGCCCGGCTCCACGACAGGCAAGATGCCTGCCGCTACCGGGGGCAGGACTGTGCACAGCCGACGCGAATTTGCTGATTGCTTTCTTCCGGCCGAATCTAGGATTCTCCGCAGTGCTCAACTCACGGGCTTTACGGAATCGAGCAAAATCCAAAATTTCATAAAAACATGCGCGCTGCATTCAAAGACGTTTCCAACATCCCATTCGAAGGGCCGAAATCCAGGAACCCGCTGGCCTTCAAGCATTACAACCCGGACCAGAAGATCGAAGGCAGGACGATGCGCGACCATCTGCGCTTCTCCGTGGTTTACTG of Verrucomicrobiia bacterium contains these proteins:
- a CDS encoding xylose isomerase — protein: MRAAFKDVSNIPFEGPKSRNPLAFKHYNPDQKIEGRTMRDHLRFSVVY